The Papio anubis isolate 15944 chromosome 1, Panubis1.0, whole genome shotgun sequence genome window below encodes:
- the ATP8B2 gene encoding phospholipid-transporting ATPase ID isoform X1, with the protein MTVPKEMPEKWARAQAPPSWSRKKPSWGTEEERRARANDREYNEKFQYASNCIKTSKYNILTFLPVNLFEQFQEVANTYFLFLLILQLIPQISSLSWFTTIVPLVLVLTITAVKDATDDYFRHKSDNQVNNRQSQVLINGILQQEQWMNVCVGDIIKLENNQFVAADLLLLSSSEPHGLCYIETAELDGETNMKVRQAIPVTSELGDISKLAKFDGEVICEPPNNKLDKFSGTLYWKENKFPLSNQNMLLRGCVLRNTEWCFGLVIFAGPDTKLMQNSGRTKFKRTSIDRLMNTLVLWIFGFLVCMGVILAIGNAIWEHEVGMRFQVYLPWDEAVDSAFFSGFLSFWSYIIILNTVVPISLYVSVEVIRLGHSYFINWDKKMFCMKKRTPAEARTTTLNEELGQVEYIFSDKTGTLTQNIMVFNKCSINGRSYGDVFDVLGHKAELGERPEPVDFSFNPLADKKFLFWDPSLLEAVKIGDPHTHEFFRLLSLCHTVMSEEKNEGELYYKAQSPDEGALVTAARNFGFVFRSRTPKTITVHEMGTAITYQLLAILDFNNIRKRMSVIVRNPEGKIRLYCKGADTILLDRLHHSTQELLSTTTDHLNEYAGEGLRTLVLAYKDLDEEYYEEWAERRLQASLAQDSREDRLASIYEEVENNMMLLGATAIEDKLQQGVPETIALLTLANIKIWVLTGDKQETAVNIGYSCKMLTDDMTEVFIVTGHTVLEVREELRKAREKMMDSSRSVGNGFTYQETLSSSKLTSVLEAVAGEYALVINGHSLAHALEADMELEFLETACACKAVICCRVTPLQKAQVVELVKKYKKAVTLAIGDGANDVSMIKTAHIGVGISGQEGIQAVLASDYSFSQFKFLQRLLLVHGRWSYLRMCKFLCYFFYKNFAFTMVHFWFGFFCGFSAQTVYDQYFITLYNIVYTSLPVLAMGVFDQDVPEQRSMEYPKLYEPGQLNLLFNKREFFICIAQGIYTSVLMFFIPYGVFADATRDDGTQLADYQSFAVTVATSLVIVVSVQIGLDTGYWTAINHFFIWGSLAVYFAILFAMHSNGLFDMFPNQFRFVGNAQNTLAQPTVWLTIVLTTVVCIMPVVAFRFLRLNLKPDLSDTVRYTQLVRKKQKAQHRCMRRVGRTGSRRSGYAFSHQEGFGELIMSGKNMRLSSLALSSFTTRSSSSWIESLRRKKSDSASSPSGGADKPLKG; encoded by the exons ATGACGGTCCCCAAGGAGATGCCCGAGAAGTGGGCCCGGGCCCAGGCGCCTCCCTCTTGGAGCCGAAAGAAGCCCTCCTGGGGGACAG aagaagaaaggagggcgCGGGCTAATGACCGAGAATACAATGAGAAATTCCAGTATGCG AGTAACTGCATCAAGACCTCCAAGTACAATATTCTCACCTTCCTGCCTGTCAACCTCTTTGAGCAGTTCCAGGAAGTTGCCAACACTTACTTCCTGTTCCTCCTTATTCTGCAG ttgatccCACAGATCTCTTCCCTGTCCTGGTTCACCACCATTGTGCCTTTGGTTCTTGTCCTCACCATCACAGCTGTTAAAGATGCCACTGATGACTAT ttcCGCCACAAGAGTGATAACCAGGTGAATAACCGCCAGTCTCAGGTGCTGATCAATGGAAT cctccagcaggAGCAGTGGATGAATGTCTGCGTTGGTGATATTATCAAGCTAGAAAATAACCAGTTTGTGGCG GCGgatctcctcctcctttccagcAGTGAGCCCCATGGGCTGTGTTACATAGAGACAGCAGAACTTGATGG TGAGACCAACATGAAAGTACGTCAGGCGATTCCAGTCACCTCAGAATTGGGAGACATCAGTAAGCTTGCCAAGTTTGATG GTGAAGTGATCTGTGAACCTCCCAACAACAAACTGGACAAATTCAGCGGAACCCTCTACTGGAAGGAAAACAAGTTCCCCCTGAGCAACCAGAACATGCTGCTGCGGGGCTGTGTGCTGCGAAACACCGAGTGGTGCTTCGGGCTGGTCATCTTTGCAG GTCCTGACACTAAGTTGATGCAAAACAGCGGCAGAACAAAGTTCAAAAGAACGAGTATTGATCGCCTAATGAATACCCTGGTGCTCTGG ATTTTTGGATTCCTGGTTTGCATGGGGGTGATCCTGGCCATTGGCAATGCCATCTGGGAGCACGAGGTGGGGATGCGCTTCCAGGTCTACCTGCCGTGGGATGAGGCAGTGGACAGTGCCTTCTTCTCTGGCTTCCTCTCCTTCTGGTCCTACATCATCATCCTCAACACCGTTGTGCCCATTTCACTCTACGTCAG TGTGGAGGTCATCCGTTTGGGCCACAGCTACTTCATCAACTGGGATAAGAAGATGTTCTGCATGAAGAAGCGGACGCCTGCAGAGGCCCGCACCACCACTCTAAACGAGGAGCTGGGCCAGGTGGAGTACATCTTCTCCGACAAGACGGGCACCCTCACTCAGAACATTATGGTTTTCAACAAGTGCTCCATCAATGGCCGCAGCTACG GTGATGTGTTTGATGTCCTGGGACACAAAGCTGAATTGGGAGAG AGGCCTGAACCTGTCGACTTCTCCTTCAATCCTCTGGCTGACAAGAAGTTCTTATTTTGGGACCCCAGCCTCCTGGAGGCTGTCAAGATCGGGGACCCCCACACACATGAGTTCTTCCGCCTCCTTTCCCTGTGTCATACTGTCATGTCAGAAGAAAAGAACGAAG GAGAGCTGTACTACAAAGCTCAGTCCCCAGATGAGGGGGCCCTGGTCACTGCAGCCAGgaactttggttttgttttccgcTCTCGCACCCCCAAGACGATCACCGTCCATGAGATGGGCACAGCCATCACCTACCAGCTGCTGGCCATCCTGGACTTCAACAATATCCGCAAGCGGATGTCAGTCATAG TGCGGAATCCAGAGGGGAAGATCCGACTCTACTGCAAAGGGGCTGACACTATCCTGCTGGACAGACTGCACCACTCCACTCAAGAGCTGCTCAGCACCACCACGGACCACCTTAAT GAGTACGCAGGGGAAGGGCTGAGGACCCTGGTGCTGGCCTACAAGGATCTGGATGAAGAGTACTATGAGGAGTGGGCTGAGCGACgcctccaggccagcctggcccaggACAGCCGGGAGGACAGGCTGGCTAGCATCTACGAGGAGGTTGAGAACAACATGATG CTACTGGGTGCAACGGCCATTGAGGACAAGCTTCAGCAAGGGGTTCCAGAGACCATTGCCCTCCTGACGCTGGCCAACATCAAGATTTGGGTGCTAACCGGAGACAAGCAAG AGACGGCTGTGAACATCGGCTATTCCTGCAAGATGCTGACGGACGACATGACCGAGGTGTTCATAGTCACTGGCCATACTGTCCTGGAGGTGCGGGAGGAGCTCAG GAAAGCCCGGGAGAAGATGATGGATTCATCCCGCTCCGTAGGCAACGGCTTCACCTACCAGGAGACGCTTTCTTCTTCCAAGCTAACTTCTGTCCTGGAGGCCGTTGCTGGGGAGTACGCCCTGGTCATCAATGGTCACAGCCTG GCCCACGCACTGGAGGCGGACATGGAGCTGGAGTTTCTGGAGACAGCATGTGCCTGCAAAGCTGTCATCTGCTGCCGGGTGACCCCCTTGCAGAAGGCCCAGGTGGTAGAACTGGTCAAGAAGTACAAGAAGGCTGTGACGCTTGCCATTGGAGACGGAGCCAATGATGTCAGCATGATCAAAA CGGCTCACATTGGTGTGGGCATCAGTGGGCAGGAAGGGATCCAGGCTGTCTTGGCCTCTGACTACTCCTTCTCCCAGTTCAAGTTCCTGCAGCGCCTTTTGCTGGTGCATGGGCGCTGGTCCTACCTGCGAATGTGCAAGTTTCTTTGCTATTTCTTCTACAAAAACTTTGCTTTCACCATGGTCCACTTCTGGTTTGGCTTCTTCTGCGGCTTCTCAGCCCAG ACCGTCTATGACCAGTATTTCATCACCCTGTATAACATCGTGTACACCTCCCTGCCAGTCCTGGCTATGGGGGTCTTTGATCAG GATGTCCCTGAGCAGCGGAGCATGGAGTACCCTAAGCTGTATGAGCCGGGCCAGCTGAACCTTCTCTTCAACAAGCGGGAGTTCTTCATCTGCATCGCCCAGGGCATCTACACCTCCGTGCTCATGTTCTTCATTCCCTACGGGGTGTTTGCCGATGCCACCCGGGATGATGGCACCCAGCTGGCTGACTACCAGTCCTTTGCAGTCACCGTGGCCACATCCCTGGTCATTGTGGTTAGCGTGCAG ATTGGGCTGGACACAGGCTACTGGACGGCCATCAACCACTTCTTCATCTGGGGCAGCCTTGCTGTTTACTTTGCCATCCTCTTTGCCATGCACAGCAATGGGCTCTTCGACATGTTTCCCAACCAGTTCCGGTTCGTGG GGAATGCCCAGAACACCTTGGCCCAGCCCACGGTGTGGCTGACCATCGTGCTTACCACGGTCGTCTGCATCATGCCCGTGGTTGCCTTTAGATTCCTCAGGCTCAACCTGAAGCCGGATCTCTCTGACACG GTCCGCTACACGCAGCTGGTGAGGAAGAAGCAGAAAGCCCAGCACCGCTGCATGCGGCGGGTTGGCCGCACGGGCTCCCGGCGCTCTGGCTATGCCTTCTCCCACCAGGAGGGCTTCGGGGAGCTCATCATGTCTGGCAAGAACATGCGGCTGAGCTCCCTCGCGCTCTCCAGCTTCACCACCCGCTCCAGCTCTAGCTGGATTGAGAGCCTGCGCAGGAAAAAGAGTGACAGTGCCAGTAGCCCCAGTGGCGGTGCCGACAAGCCTCTCAAGGGCTGA
- the ATP8B2 gene encoding phospholipid-transporting ATPase ID isoform X2, whose product MALCAKKRPPEEERRARANDREYNEKFQYASNCIKTSKYNILTFLPVNLFEQFQEVANTYFLFLLILQLIPQISSLSWFTTIVPLVLVLTITAVKDATDDYFRHKSDNQVNNRQSQVLINGILQQEQWMNVCVGDIIKLENNQFVAADLLLLSSSEPHGLCYIETAELDGETNMKVRQAIPVTSELGDISKLAKFDGEVICEPPNNKLDKFSGTLYWKENKFPLSNQNMLLRGCVLRNTEWCFGLVIFAGPDTKLMQNSGRTKFKRTSIDRLMNTLVLWIFGFLVCMGVILAIGNAIWEHEVGMRFQVYLPWDEAVDSAFFSGFLSFWSYIIILNTVVPISLYVSVEVIRLGHSYFINWDKKMFCMKKRTPAEARTTTLNEELGQVEYIFSDKTGTLTQNIMVFNKCSINGRSYGDVFDVLGHKAELGERPEPVDFSFNPLADKKFLFWDPSLLEAVKIGDPHTHEFFRLLSLCHTVMSEEKNEGELYYKAQSPDEGALVTAARNFGFVFRSRTPKTITVHEMGTAITYQLLAILDFNNIRKRMSVIVRNPEGKIRLYCKGADTILLDRLHHSTQELLSTTTDHLNEYAGEGLRTLVLAYKDLDEEYYEEWAERRLQASLAQDSREDRLASIYEEVENNMMLLGATAIEDKLQQGVPETIALLTLANIKIWVLTGDKQETAVNIGYSCKMLTDDMTEVFIVTGHTVLEVREELRKAREKMMDSSRSVGNGFTYQETLSSSKLTSVLEAVAGEYALVINGHSLAHALEADMELEFLETACACKAVICCRVTPLQKAQVVELVKKYKKAVTLAIGDGANDVSMIKTAHIGVGISGQEGIQAVLASDYSFSQFKFLQRLLLVHGRWSYLRMCKFLCYFFYKNFAFTMVHFWFGFFCGFSAQTVYDQYFITLYNIVYTSLPVLAMGVFDQDVPEQRSMEYPKLYEPGQLNLLFNKREFFICIAQGIYTSVLMFFIPYGVFADATRDDGTQLADYQSFAVTVATSLVIVVSVQIGLDTGYWTAINHFFIWGSLAVYFAILFAMHSNGLFDMFPNQFRFVGNAQNTLAQPTVWLTIVLTTVVCIMPVVAFRFLRLNLKPDLSDTVRYTQLVRKKQKAQHRCMRRVGRTGSRRSGYAFSHQEGFGELIMSGKNMRLSSLALSSFTTRSSSSWIESLRRKKSDSASSPSGGADKPLKG is encoded by the exons ATGGCACTGTGTGCAAAAAAGCGCCCCCCAG aagaagaaaggagggcgCGGGCTAATGACCGAGAATACAATGAGAAATTCCAGTATGCG AGTAACTGCATCAAGACCTCCAAGTACAATATTCTCACCTTCCTGCCTGTCAACCTCTTTGAGCAGTTCCAGGAAGTTGCCAACACTTACTTCCTGTTCCTCCTTATTCTGCAG ttgatccCACAGATCTCTTCCCTGTCCTGGTTCACCACCATTGTGCCTTTGGTTCTTGTCCTCACCATCACAGCTGTTAAAGATGCCACTGATGACTAT ttcCGCCACAAGAGTGATAACCAGGTGAATAACCGCCAGTCTCAGGTGCTGATCAATGGAAT cctccagcaggAGCAGTGGATGAATGTCTGCGTTGGTGATATTATCAAGCTAGAAAATAACCAGTTTGTGGCG GCGgatctcctcctcctttccagcAGTGAGCCCCATGGGCTGTGTTACATAGAGACAGCAGAACTTGATGG TGAGACCAACATGAAAGTACGTCAGGCGATTCCAGTCACCTCAGAATTGGGAGACATCAGTAAGCTTGCCAAGTTTGATG GTGAAGTGATCTGTGAACCTCCCAACAACAAACTGGACAAATTCAGCGGAACCCTCTACTGGAAGGAAAACAAGTTCCCCCTGAGCAACCAGAACATGCTGCTGCGGGGCTGTGTGCTGCGAAACACCGAGTGGTGCTTCGGGCTGGTCATCTTTGCAG GTCCTGACACTAAGTTGATGCAAAACAGCGGCAGAACAAAGTTCAAAAGAACGAGTATTGATCGCCTAATGAATACCCTGGTGCTCTGG ATTTTTGGATTCCTGGTTTGCATGGGGGTGATCCTGGCCATTGGCAATGCCATCTGGGAGCACGAGGTGGGGATGCGCTTCCAGGTCTACCTGCCGTGGGATGAGGCAGTGGACAGTGCCTTCTTCTCTGGCTTCCTCTCCTTCTGGTCCTACATCATCATCCTCAACACCGTTGTGCCCATTTCACTCTACGTCAG TGTGGAGGTCATCCGTTTGGGCCACAGCTACTTCATCAACTGGGATAAGAAGATGTTCTGCATGAAGAAGCGGACGCCTGCAGAGGCCCGCACCACCACTCTAAACGAGGAGCTGGGCCAGGTGGAGTACATCTTCTCCGACAAGACGGGCACCCTCACTCAGAACATTATGGTTTTCAACAAGTGCTCCATCAATGGCCGCAGCTACG GTGATGTGTTTGATGTCCTGGGACACAAAGCTGAATTGGGAGAG AGGCCTGAACCTGTCGACTTCTCCTTCAATCCTCTGGCTGACAAGAAGTTCTTATTTTGGGACCCCAGCCTCCTGGAGGCTGTCAAGATCGGGGACCCCCACACACATGAGTTCTTCCGCCTCCTTTCCCTGTGTCATACTGTCATGTCAGAAGAAAAGAACGAAG GAGAGCTGTACTACAAAGCTCAGTCCCCAGATGAGGGGGCCCTGGTCACTGCAGCCAGgaactttggttttgttttccgcTCTCGCACCCCCAAGACGATCACCGTCCATGAGATGGGCACAGCCATCACCTACCAGCTGCTGGCCATCCTGGACTTCAACAATATCCGCAAGCGGATGTCAGTCATAG TGCGGAATCCAGAGGGGAAGATCCGACTCTACTGCAAAGGGGCTGACACTATCCTGCTGGACAGACTGCACCACTCCACTCAAGAGCTGCTCAGCACCACCACGGACCACCTTAAT GAGTACGCAGGGGAAGGGCTGAGGACCCTGGTGCTGGCCTACAAGGATCTGGATGAAGAGTACTATGAGGAGTGGGCTGAGCGACgcctccaggccagcctggcccaggACAGCCGGGAGGACAGGCTGGCTAGCATCTACGAGGAGGTTGAGAACAACATGATG CTACTGGGTGCAACGGCCATTGAGGACAAGCTTCAGCAAGGGGTTCCAGAGACCATTGCCCTCCTGACGCTGGCCAACATCAAGATTTGGGTGCTAACCGGAGACAAGCAAG AGACGGCTGTGAACATCGGCTATTCCTGCAAGATGCTGACGGACGACATGACCGAGGTGTTCATAGTCACTGGCCATACTGTCCTGGAGGTGCGGGAGGAGCTCAG GAAAGCCCGGGAGAAGATGATGGATTCATCCCGCTCCGTAGGCAACGGCTTCACCTACCAGGAGACGCTTTCTTCTTCCAAGCTAACTTCTGTCCTGGAGGCCGTTGCTGGGGAGTACGCCCTGGTCATCAATGGTCACAGCCTG GCCCACGCACTGGAGGCGGACATGGAGCTGGAGTTTCTGGAGACAGCATGTGCCTGCAAAGCTGTCATCTGCTGCCGGGTGACCCCCTTGCAGAAGGCCCAGGTGGTAGAACTGGTCAAGAAGTACAAGAAGGCTGTGACGCTTGCCATTGGAGACGGAGCCAATGATGTCAGCATGATCAAAA CGGCTCACATTGGTGTGGGCATCAGTGGGCAGGAAGGGATCCAGGCTGTCTTGGCCTCTGACTACTCCTTCTCCCAGTTCAAGTTCCTGCAGCGCCTTTTGCTGGTGCATGGGCGCTGGTCCTACCTGCGAATGTGCAAGTTTCTTTGCTATTTCTTCTACAAAAACTTTGCTTTCACCATGGTCCACTTCTGGTTTGGCTTCTTCTGCGGCTTCTCAGCCCAG ACCGTCTATGACCAGTATTTCATCACCCTGTATAACATCGTGTACACCTCCCTGCCAGTCCTGGCTATGGGGGTCTTTGATCAG GATGTCCCTGAGCAGCGGAGCATGGAGTACCCTAAGCTGTATGAGCCGGGCCAGCTGAACCTTCTCTTCAACAAGCGGGAGTTCTTCATCTGCATCGCCCAGGGCATCTACACCTCCGTGCTCATGTTCTTCATTCCCTACGGGGTGTTTGCCGATGCCACCCGGGATGATGGCACCCAGCTGGCTGACTACCAGTCCTTTGCAGTCACCGTGGCCACATCCCTGGTCATTGTGGTTAGCGTGCAG ATTGGGCTGGACACAGGCTACTGGACGGCCATCAACCACTTCTTCATCTGGGGCAGCCTTGCTGTTTACTTTGCCATCCTCTTTGCCATGCACAGCAATGGGCTCTTCGACATGTTTCCCAACCAGTTCCGGTTCGTGG GGAATGCCCAGAACACCTTGGCCCAGCCCACGGTGTGGCTGACCATCGTGCTTACCACGGTCGTCTGCATCATGCCCGTGGTTGCCTTTAGATTCCTCAGGCTCAACCTGAAGCCGGATCTCTCTGACACG GTCCGCTACACGCAGCTGGTGAGGAAGAAGCAGAAAGCCCAGCACCGCTGCATGCGGCGGGTTGGCCGCACGGGCTCCCGGCGCTCTGGCTATGCCTTCTCCCACCAGGAGGGCTTCGGGGAGCTCATCATGTCTGGCAAGAACATGCGGCTGAGCTCCCTCGCGCTCTCCAGCTTCACCACCCGCTCCAGCTCTAGCTGGATTGAGAGCCTGCGCAGGAAAAAGAGTGACAGTGCCAGTAGCCCCAGTGGCGGTGCCGACAAGCCTCTCAAGGGCTGA
- the ATP8B2 gene encoding phospholipid-transporting ATPase ID isoform X3 produces the protein MGEVICEPPNNKLDKFSGTLYWKENKFPLSNQNMLLRGCVLRNTEWCFGLVIFAGPDTKLMQNSGRTKFKRTSIDRLMNTLVLWIFGFLVCMGVILAIGNAIWEHEVGMRFQVYLPWDEAVDSAFFSGFLSFWSYIIILNTVVPISLYVSVEVIRLGHSYFINWDKKMFCMKKRTPAEARTTTLNEELGQVEYIFSDKTGTLTQNIMVFNKCSINGRSYGDVFDVLGHKAELGERPEPVDFSFNPLADKKFLFWDPSLLEAVKIGDPHTHEFFRLLSLCHTVMSEEKNEGELYYKAQSPDEGALVTAARNFGFVFRSRTPKTITVHEMGTAITYQLLAILDFNNIRKRMSVIVRNPEGKIRLYCKGADTILLDRLHHSTQELLSTTTDHLNEYAGEGLRTLVLAYKDLDEEYYEEWAERRLQASLAQDSREDRLASIYEEVENNMMLLGATAIEDKLQQGVPETIALLTLANIKIWVLTGDKQETAVNIGYSCKMLTDDMTEVFIVTGHTVLEVREELRKAREKMMDSSRSVGNGFTYQETLSSSKLTSVLEAVAGEYALVINGHSLAHALEADMELEFLETACACKAVICCRVTPLQKAQVVELVKKYKKAVTLAIGDGANDVSMIKTAHIGVGISGQEGIQAVLASDYSFSQFKFLQRLLLVHGRWSYLRMCKFLCYFFYKNFAFTMVHFWFGFFCGFSAQTVYDQYFITLYNIVYTSLPVLAMGVFDQDVPEQRSMEYPKLYEPGQLNLLFNKREFFICIAQGIYTSVLMFFIPYGVFADATRDDGTQLADYQSFAVTVATSLVIVVSVQIGLDTGYWTAINHFFIWGSLAVYFAILFAMHSNGLFDMFPNQFRFVGNAQNTLAQPTVWLTIVLTTVVCIMPVVAFRFLRLNLKPDLSDTVRYTQLVRKKQKAQHRCMRRVGRTGSRRSGYAFSHQEGFGELIMSGKNMRLSSLALSSFTTRSSSSWIESLRRKKSDSASSPSGGADKPLKG, from the exons ATGG GTGAAGTGATCTGTGAACCTCCCAACAACAAACTGGACAAATTCAGCGGAACCCTCTACTGGAAGGAAAACAAGTTCCCCCTGAGCAACCAGAACATGCTGCTGCGGGGCTGTGTGCTGCGAAACACCGAGTGGTGCTTCGGGCTGGTCATCTTTGCAG GTCCTGACACTAAGTTGATGCAAAACAGCGGCAGAACAAAGTTCAAAAGAACGAGTATTGATCGCCTAATGAATACCCTGGTGCTCTGG ATTTTTGGATTCCTGGTTTGCATGGGGGTGATCCTGGCCATTGGCAATGCCATCTGGGAGCACGAGGTGGGGATGCGCTTCCAGGTCTACCTGCCGTGGGATGAGGCAGTGGACAGTGCCTTCTTCTCTGGCTTCCTCTCCTTCTGGTCCTACATCATCATCCTCAACACCGTTGTGCCCATTTCACTCTACGTCAG TGTGGAGGTCATCCGTTTGGGCCACAGCTACTTCATCAACTGGGATAAGAAGATGTTCTGCATGAAGAAGCGGACGCCTGCAGAGGCCCGCACCACCACTCTAAACGAGGAGCTGGGCCAGGTGGAGTACATCTTCTCCGACAAGACGGGCACCCTCACTCAGAACATTATGGTTTTCAACAAGTGCTCCATCAATGGCCGCAGCTACG GTGATGTGTTTGATGTCCTGGGACACAAAGCTGAATTGGGAGAG AGGCCTGAACCTGTCGACTTCTCCTTCAATCCTCTGGCTGACAAGAAGTTCTTATTTTGGGACCCCAGCCTCCTGGAGGCTGTCAAGATCGGGGACCCCCACACACATGAGTTCTTCCGCCTCCTTTCCCTGTGTCATACTGTCATGTCAGAAGAAAAGAACGAAG GAGAGCTGTACTACAAAGCTCAGTCCCCAGATGAGGGGGCCCTGGTCACTGCAGCCAGgaactttggttttgttttccgcTCTCGCACCCCCAAGACGATCACCGTCCATGAGATGGGCACAGCCATCACCTACCAGCTGCTGGCCATCCTGGACTTCAACAATATCCGCAAGCGGATGTCAGTCATAG TGCGGAATCCAGAGGGGAAGATCCGACTCTACTGCAAAGGGGCTGACACTATCCTGCTGGACAGACTGCACCACTCCACTCAAGAGCTGCTCAGCACCACCACGGACCACCTTAAT GAGTACGCAGGGGAAGGGCTGAGGACCCTGGTGCTGGCCTACAAGGATCTGGATGAAGAGTACTATGAGGAGTGGGCTGAGCGACgcctccaggccagcctggcccaggACAGCCGGGAGGACAGGCTGGCTAGCATCTACGAGGAGGTTGAGAACAACATGATG CTACTGGGTGCAACGGCCATTGAGGACAAGCTTCAGCAAGGGGTTCCAGAGACCATTGCCCTCCTGACGCTGGCCAACATCAAGATTTGGGTGCTAACCGGAGACAAGCAAG AGACGGCTGTGAACATCGGCTATTCCTGCAAGATGCTGACGGACGACATGACCGAGGTGTTCATAGTCACTGGCCATACTGTCCTGGAGGTGCGGGAGGAGCTCAG GAAAGCCCGGGAGAAGATGATGGATTCATCCCGCTCCGTAGGCAACGGCTTCACCTACCAGGAGACGCTTTCTTCTTCCAAGCTAACTTCTGTCCTGGAGGCCGTTGCTGGGGAGTACGCCCTGGTCATCAATGGTCACAGCCTG GCCCACGCACTGGAGGCGGACATGGAGCTGGAGTTTCTGGAGACAGCATGTGCCTGCAAAGCTGTCATCTGCTGCCGGGTGACCCCCTTGCAGAAGGCCCAGGTGGTAGAACTGGTCAAGAAGTACAAGAAGGCTGTGACGCTTGCCATTGGAGACGGAGCCAATGATGTCAGCATGATCAAAA CGGCTCACATTGGTGTGGGCATCAGTGGGCAGGAAGGGATCCAGGCTGTCTTGGCCTCTGACTACTCCTTCTCCCAGTTCAAGTTCCTGCAGCGCCTTTTGCTGGTGCATGGGCGCTGGTCCTACCTGCGAATGTGCAAGTTTCTTTGCTATTTCTTCTACAAAAACTTTGCTTTCACCATGGTCCACTTCTGGTTTGGCTTCTTCTGCGGCTTCTCAGCCCAG ACCGTCTATGACCAGTATTTCATCACCCTGTATAACATCGTGTACACCTCCCTGCCAGTCCTGGCTATGGGGGTCTTTGATCAG GATGTCCCTGAGCAGCGGAGCATGGAGTACCCTAAGCTGTATGAGCCGGGCCAGCTGAACCTTCTCTTCAACAAGCGGGAGTTCTTCATCTGCATCGCCCAGGGCATCTACACCTCCGTGCTCATGTTCTTCATTCCCTACGGGGTGTTTGCCGATGCCACCCGGGATGATGGCACCCAGCTGGCTGACTACCAGTCCTTTGCAGTCACCGTGGCCACATCCCTGGTCATTGTGGTTAGCGTGCAG ATTGGGCTGGACACAGGCTACTGGACGGCCATCAACCACTTCTTCATCTGGGGCAGCCTTGCTGTTTACTTTGCCATCCTCTTTGCCATGCACAGCAATGGGCTCTTCGACATGTTTCCCAACCAGTTCCGGTTCGTGG GGAATGCCCAGAACACCTTGGCCCAGCCCACGGTGTGGCTGACCATCGTGCTTACCACGGTCGTCTGCATCATGCCCGTGGTTGCCTTTAGATTCCTCAGGCTCAACCTGAAGCCGGATCTCTCTGACACG GTCCGCTACACGCAGCTGGTGAGGAAGAAGCAGAAAGCCCAGCACCGCTGCATGCGGCGGGTTGGCCGCACGGGCTCCCGGCGCTCTGGCTATGCCTTCTCCCACCAGGAGGGCTTCGGGGAGCTCATCATGTCTGGCAAGAACATGCGGCTGAGCTCCCTCGCGCTCTCCAGCTTCACCACCCGCTCCAGCTCTAGCTGGATTGAGAGCCTGCGCAGGAAAAAGAGTGACAGTGCCAGTAGCCCCAGTGGCGGTGCCGACAAGCCTCTCAAGGGCTGA